One window of Botrimarina mediterranea genomic DNA carries:
- a CDS encoding dockerin type I domain-containing protein, which produces MNKHALLFATAALTSLAAPVSAQLALNIDQATGLVRVVNTSDTETVELNGYDLASLQSSAANDGLLNPAGWAPLETAVGDGWQATNSPSSELLLETNPNSVLSLGPGGSRSLGASFTTNASRIASAQTAAGFGNEYRDVSFRYTDALNNSAVEVGAVNYENARFNNLVLDVDFGTGAVTLTNESAIAVEIEAYIISSAAGSLDPSWNGLRDTVANWEQNVGTANALAEVSRLDTSSSPGAPLAPLTIAAGASYDLGSAYTVGGLRDLDFSFLLTSDTAGDGFAGEVRYVGLHGDYNGDGSVNAADYTVWRDTLDSTSDLRADGNGDGVIDQADYGVWTANYGASSGSSFAVATPEPTTMTSLAVGLALAGLGKRRS; this is translated from the coding sequence ATGAACAAGCACGCACTCCTCTTCGCGACGGCGGCCCTGACGTCCCTGGCGGCGCCGGTCTCCGCGCAGCTGGCGCTGAATATCGATCAAGCCACGGGCCTCGTCCGGGTCGTCAACACGAGCGACACCGAGACGGTCGAACTGAACGGCTACGACCTCGCCTCGCTGCAAAGCAGCGCGGCGAACGACGGGCTGCTCAACCCGGCCGGTTGGGCGCCTCTGGAAACGGCCGTGGGCGACGGCTGGCAAGCCACCAACTCCCCCAGCAGCGAGCTGCTGCTGGAGACCAACCCCAACAGCGTCCTCAGCCTCGGTCCCGGCGGCTCGCGCAGCCTCGGCGCCTCGTTCACCACCAACGCGTCACGGATCGCCTCGGCGCAGACCGCGGCCGGCTTCGGGAACGAGTACCGCGACGTGTCGTTCCGCTACACCGACGCGCTCAACAACTCGGCGGTCGAGGTGGGCGCTGTGAACTACGAGAACGCCCGCTTCAACAACTTGGTGCTCGACGTCGATTTCGGCACGGGCGCCGTGACGCTGACCAACGAGTCAGCGATCGCCGTCGAGATCGAGGCCTACATCATCAGCTCGGCCGCGGGCTCGCTCGACCCGAGCTGGAACGGCCTGCGTGACACGGTCGCCAACTGGGAACAGAACGTCGGCACGGCGAACGCGTTGGCCGAGGTCTCGCGGCTCGACACGAGCAGCAGCCCCGGCGCTCCGCTGGCGCCGCTGACGATCGCCGCGGGGGCGAGCTACGACCTCGGTTCGGCCTACACGGTCGGGGGGCTCCGCGACCTCGACTTCTCGTTCTTGCTGACTTCCGACACGGCCGGCGACGGCTTCGCCGGCGAGGTGCGTTATGTCGGCCTCCACGGCGACTACAACGGCGACGGCTCGGTCAACGCGGCGGACTACACGGTCTGGCGTGACACGCTCGACTCGACGAGCGACCTCCGCGCCGACGGCAACGGCGATGGCGTCATCGACCAGGCCGACTACGGCGTCTGGACGGCCAACTACGGCGCCTCGTCTGGTTCGAGCTTCGCTGTCGCCACGCCCGAGCCGACGACAATGACGTCGCTCGCCGTGGGGCTCGCGCTCGCGGGCCTCGGCAAGCGGCGGAGCTAA
- a CDS encoding MGH1-like glycoside hydrolase domain-containing protein gives MMKTIFRSIRALAIGVAAVAAPLPCLAQGEAWRDEVPKPIYDAQPGLVDFYWRAWEGAADHVVVDPRLPQSPYMDEAHSANIIWPWDTAFMSLFTKYAPQSFPGIESLQNFYQPIHDDFDSFPLVNGHPDNPPLYAWTEWENYKAQKNTAHISELINEDQYLQKHFEWFDTVPVGTKVPGNENTNSLRWTHNERVNDSQGNLLGYHWGNIGNYSGMDNTPRGRNEKGDMLWVDAIAQQGLSALSIARLHEALGNNAESAQWMNTYNEIKDVVNTHYWDEEDGTYYDINVNTLEPMRVKTPASFWPVLAEMASDEQVARMAEMVNDPNQLGGAVPWPSVARNDQDYDPDGDYWRGGVWLPTAYMGVKALEKYERFGEADETAYNLIQHMYKTWTEYDDPEHGASIWEVYDPDEARPATGPNNISRPNFTGWSALGPISLFVENVLGFDVDATSNTVTWRLERPGRLGIEGLHIGDVTADLVSDGEGNVVVTSDSPFTLVVNGTEYEIIAGENEISGFDFRRIYGDLNFDGAIDQADAQLFRQGWRSSTSGNTDLAWSLGDQNLDGVTDLRDVAIMRAALAKVGLSLSLRSIPEPSSVGLAAVAAALSARSPKR, from the coding sequence ATGATGAAGACAATCTTTCGATCGATTCGGGCGCTGGCGATCGGCGTCGCCGCCGTTGCGGCGCCGCTGCCGTGCCTCGCGCAGGGCGAGGCCTGGCGCGACGAGGTCCCCAAGCCCATCTACGACGCGCAGCCGGGGCTGGTGGACTTCTACTGGCGCGCCTGGGAAGGGGCGGCCGACCACGTCGTCGTCGACCCAAGGCTCCCGCAGTCGCCCTACATGGACGAGGCCCACAGCGCCAACATCATCTGGCCGTGGGACACCGCGTTTATGTCGCTGTTTACGAAGTACGCGCCACAGAGCTTCCCCGGTATCGAGAGCCTGCAGAACTTCTACCAGCCGATCCACGACGACTTCGACAGCTTCCCGCTCGTCAACGGCCACCCGGACAACCCACCGCTCTACGCGTGGACCGAGTGGGAGAACTACAAGGCGCAGAAGAACACGGCCCACATCAGCGAGCTGATCAACGAAGATCAGTACTTGCAGAAGCACTTCGAGTGGTTCGACACCGTGCCGGTTGGGACCAAGGTCCCCGGCAATGAGAACACCAACTCGCTCCGCTGGACGCACAACGAGCGGGTCAACGACTCCCAGGGCAACCTGCTCGGCTACCACTGGGGGAACATCGGCAACTACAGCGGCATGGACAACACGCCGCGCGGCCGCAACGAGAAAGGCGACATGCTTTGGGTGGACGCCATCGCCCAGCAAGGGCTCAGCGCGCTGAGCATCGCCCGGCTGCACGAGGCGCTCGGCAACAACGCCGAGTCGGCCCAGTGGATGAACACCTACAACGAGATCAAGGACGTCGTCAACACGCACTACTGGGACGAAGAGGACGGGACCTACTACGACATCAATGTCAACACGCTCGAGCCGATGCGGGTGAAGACGCCGGCGTCGTTCTGGCCAGTGCTCGCCGAGATGGCGAGCGACGAGCAGGTCGCGCGGATGGCCGAGATGGTGAACGACCCGAACCAGCTCGGCGGCGCCGTCCCCTGGCCGTCGGTCGCACGCAACGATCAGGACTACGACCCCGACGGCGACTACTGGCGGGGAGGCGTTTGGCTCCCCACCGCTTACATGGGGGTCAAGGCTTTGGAGAAGTACGAGCGGTTCGGCGAGGCCGACGAGACCGCTTACAACCTGATCCAGCACATGTACAAGACCTGGACCGAGTACGACGACCCGGAGCACGGCGCGTCGATCTGGGAGGTCTACGACCCCGACGAGGCCCGCCCCGCGACGGGGCCGAACAACATCAGCCGCCCGAACTTCACGGGGTGGTCGGCGCTGGGGCCGATCTCGCTGTTCGTCGAGAACGTCCTGGGCTTCGACGTGGACGCGACGAGCAACACGGTCACGTGGCGTCTCGAGCGGCCGGGCAGGCTGGGCATCGAAGGGCTCCACATCGGCGACGTCACCGCGGACCTCGTCAGCGACGGCGAGGGGAACGTGGTCGTCACCTCGGACTCGCCTTTCACGCTGGTCGTCAACGGGACCGAGTACGAGATCATCGCGGGAGAGAACGAGATCAGCGGCTTCGACTTCCGTCGCATTTACGGCGACCTGAACTTCGACGGCGCGATCGATCAGGCCGACGCCCAGCTCTTCCGGCAGGGGTGGCGGTCGTCCACCAGCGGCAACACCGACCTGGCGTGGTCGCTCGGGGACCAGAACCTCGACGGCGTCACCGACCTGCGCGACGTGGCGATCATGCGAGCGGCGCTCGCGAAAGTTGGCCTGAGTCTATCCTTGCGATCGATCCCGGAACCGTCCTCCGTAGGGCTCGCGGCAGTCGCGGCCGCACTTTCCGCGCGCAGCCCCAAGCGGTAA
- a CDS encoding dockerin type I domain-containing protein: protein MSLGPLSLRNVAVAVMASTACATALAQKPVTYVDADSLGPILTPGEQTDRSTGNTAQLFGAGFDDWVVRDNGVGGDVYQFMSSNGVDPTELVTTITGLTPGVEYNFYAFFWEGAGGTGNWYLDASLQGPGAADSAFTNYSVADLNNATGPVYEAAELPFSNYDDINTTNEYVASNPGVFYTNDLNPGFSNDQTRTNGVPSDLDLLSARVGTAVAPGSGQIDIYIRNLTAGNRVWYDGVGYQEAGGVTGDTNGDGQVNIADYNEIASRIGGPAVTPGSLGDVFGDGVIDLKDFSVWQQNRTDGATSAVPEPAALLVAGLAVVGAATRSRRAG from the coding sequence CGACGGCCTGCGCGACGGCGCTGGCCCAGAAGCCGGTGACCTACGTGGACGCCGACTCGCTGGGACCGATCCTCACCCCCGGCGAACAGACCGACCGATCGACCGGCAACACGGCGCAGCTCTTCGGCGCCGGGTTCGACGATTGGGTCGTGCGTGACAACGGCGTCGGCGGCGATGTCTACCAGTTCATGAGCTCCAACGGCGTCGATCCGACCGAGCTGGTCACGACCATCACGGGACTCACGCCGGGCGTGGAGTACAACTTCTACGCCTTCTTCTGGGAAGGCGCCGGCGGGACCGGCAACTGGTACCTCGATGCTTCGCTACAGGGCCCCGGGGCCGCGGACTCGGCGTTCACCAACTACAGCGTCGCTGATCTCAACAACGCGACCGGTCCGGTCTACGAAGCGGCGGAGTTGCCATTTAGCAACTACGACGACATCAACACGACCAATGAGTACGTCGCCTCGAATCCCGGCGTGTTCTATACGAACGACCTGAACCCGGGTTTTAGCAACGACCAAACCCGCACCAACGGCGTCCCCTCCGACCTCGACCTCCTCTCTGCCCGTGTCGGCACAGCCGTCGCGCCGGGGAGCGGCCAGATCGATATCTACATCCGCAATCTCACCGCGGGGAATCGCGTCTGGTACGACGGCGTCGGCTATCAAGAGGCCGGCGGCGTGACGGGCGACACCAACGGCGACGGCCAAGTCAACATCGCCGACTACAACGAGATCGCCAGCCGCATCGGCGGCCCCGCGGTGACGCCCGGTTCACTCGGCGATGTGTTCGGCGACGGCGTGATCGACCTCAAGGACTTCAGCGTCTGGCAACAGAACCGCACCGACGGCGCTACCAGCGCCGTTCCCGAGCCGGCCGCGTTGCTCGTCGCCGGCCTGGCGGTCGTCGGCGCCGCGACCCGCTCCCGTCGCGCTGGCTGA
- a CDS encoding dockerin type I domain-containing protein — protein MSDLRFERRGVATRLTAALACCVASGFVAVGSEAVGDDVELLVNRATGGVLLANNSTESLPIAGYSLTSDAGSFAPAAWTPVAGAYDADGDGSIDSDDHWSVLSQGGPHDLSEAELGGGDGGVFGPGGVTIDLGTPWLRSPYEDVRAELLLNSGEVLPIAVTYLGDPVAPGDLDGDGAVDAADWRAFRNAYRSDLGAFNQVEAHAHGDMNGDGKTDARDFVLFKNSYEAEHGAGSLATLTSVPEPSTLGVAACAALALAFRRRVRWNLRRHGARVITPSLCIVAVLAPTIVQAQTVESFHYSTGGLAGRNGGSGWGGAWRNNFSRSGADWTLAGPGLDYPTLASEVGIAATSLGDGSRFQRNLPQTYNSGVAYLSYLSSNSTANGDPYSALELQMGGDADPFRVFQIGLLRNDDGNPNGGSENAFYARSRGSVGGGGGDEARLGDFNTDTNLFVVRFDLNADTANIFFNPNDRDDLTGPGDATLDLFTGFAFDRIGIANFAGTNAYSIDEVRLATAPPTLTPAPELELVVDRARGVVRLQNRSTVDIDIDFYEITSDGSSLSKANWRSLQEQDFEQQGDPQTPPTGDGWEEFDGGDASFVGEAFLQGNSTIAAGTRVTLGKLYDAEVDAHDLHFTYHDADKGLVEVPVVYESLDAPLGDFNGDDVVNSADYTVYRDNLGGSPTAFAPGSRAPGHTGSIGQQDYLTWAQNYGASASTAAASSATVVPEPSAAAIAIGASVGVLALRADQRRVLSTEH, from the coding sequence TTGAGCGATTTACGATTTGAACGGCGCGGCGTTGCGACTCGATTGACGGCGGCGTTGGCGTGCTGCGTTGCGAGCGGATTCGTAGCGGTAGGCAGTGAAGCGGTGGGCGACGACGTCGAGTTGCTCGTCAACCGCGCGACAGGCGGGGTTCTCCTCGCCAACAACTCGACCGAGAGCCTGCCGATCGCGGGGTACTCCCTGACGTCGGACGCGGGCTCGTTTGCGCCGGCGGCGTGGACCCCCGTGGCCGGCGCCTACGACGCCGACGGCGATGGATCGATCGACAGCGACGACCACTGGTCCGTGCTCTCGCAGGGGGGGCCTCACGACCTCAGCGAGGCCGAGCTCGGCGGCGGCGACGGCGGCGTCTTTGGTCCGGGCGGTGTGACAATCGACTTGGGGACGCCGTGGCTACGCAGCCCTTACGAGGACGTCCGCGCCGAGCTCCTGCTCAACAGCGGCGAGGTCTTGCCGATCGCGGTGACGTATCTCGGCGACCCCGTCGCGCCCGGCGACCTCGATGGCGACGGCGCCGTTGACGCCGCCGACTGGCGCGCCTTCCGCAACGCTTACCGCAGCGACTTGGGCGCCTTCAACCAGGTCGAGGCCCACGCCCACGGCGACATGAACGGCGACGGCAAAACCGACGCCCGCGACTTTGTCCTCTTTAAAAACAGCTACGAAGCCGAGCATGGCGCCGGGTCGCTGGCGACGCTGACAAGCGTGCCGGAGCCTTCCACGCTTGGCGTCGCGGCGTGCGCGGCTCTGGCGTTGGCGTTCCGCCGTCGCGTTCGTTGGAACTTGCGGCGGCACGGGGCGCGCGTCATCACGCCCAGCCTCTGCATCGTCGCGGTCCTAGCGCCAACCATCGTTCAGGCGCAAACCGTCGAGTCGTTCCACTACAGCACCGGCGGGCTCGCCGGTCGCAACGGCGGCAGCGGCTGGGGCGGCGCGTGGCGGAACAACTTCTCGCGCTCCGGGGCCGATTGGACCCTTGCCGGTCCGGGACTCGATTACCCGACACTGGCGAGTGAAGTCGGCATCGCCGCGACAAGCCTCGGCGACGGCTCGCGCTTTCAACGCAACCTGCCGCAGACCTACAACTCGGGCGTGGCGTACCTCAGCTACCTCTCGAGCAACAGCACGGCGAACGGTGACCCTTACTCCGCGCTCGAGCTTCAAATGGGCGGCGACGCCGATCCGTTCCGCGTCTTCCAAATCGGCTTGCTACGCAACGACGACGGCAATCCCAACGGCGGCTCCGAGAACGCCTTCTACGCCCGCAGCCGGGGCAGCGTCGGCGGCGGCGGCGGGGACGAGGCGCGGCTGGGCGACTTCAACACGGACACAAACCTGTTCGTCGTGCGGTTCGATCTCAACGCCGACACGGCCAACATCTTCTTCAACCCCAACGACCGCGACGACCTGACGGGGCCGGGCGACGCGACGCTCGACCTGTTCACCGGCTTCGCGTTCGACCGCATCGGGATCGCGAACTTCGCGGGAACGAACGCCTATAGCATTGACGAGGTCCGCCTCGCCACGGCGCCGCCGACCCTCACCCCCGCGCCGGAGCTCGAGCTCGTCGTGGATCGGGCGCGGGGCGTGGTGCGGCTGCAGAACCGCAGCACGGTCGACATCGACATCGACTTCTACGAGATCACCAGCGACGGCTCGTCGCTGAGCAAGGCCAACTGGCGCAGCCTGCAAGAGCAAGACTTCGAACAGCAGGGCGACCCGCAGACGCCGCCGACCGGCGACGGCTGGGAAGAGTTCGACGGCGGCGACGCGTCGTTCGTCGGCGAGGCCTTCCTGCAAGGGAACTCGACGATCGCCGCCGGGACCCGGGTCACGCTCGGCAAGTTGTACGACGCCGAGGTCGACGCCCATGACTTGCACTTCACCTACCACGACGCCGACAAGGGGCTCGTCGAAGTGCCGGTCGTCTACGAGAGCCTCGACGCGCCGCTCGGGGACTTCAACGGCGACGACGTCGTGAACAGCGCCGACTACACGGTCTACCGTGACAATCTGGGCGGCTCGCCGACGGCGTTCGCGCCGGGCAGCCGAGCGCCCGGGCACACGGGATCGATTGGCCAGCAAGACTACCTGACCTGGGCGCAGAACTACGGCGCCAGCGCATCGACCGCCGCGGCCAGCTCCGCGACGGTCGTGCCCGAACCCTCGGCGGCGGCCATCGCGATCGGCGCGTCGGTCGGCGTGCTGGCGCTCCGAGCGGACCAGCGACGCGTGCTTTCAACGGAACACTGA
- a CDS encoding 3-keto-disaccharide hydrolase, producing the protein MAICLALVVSTATAADPRSTDADAREVQKVAAATTSEKAAASEWVTIIGKEGASGVTGLGGNLVECQGVKIADDASHLKTIPGVGVVAASRKFAYGDDNNLNSVEHFADCEVVLEFVLGEGCNSGVKLQGRYEIQLYDSWGKEALSGVECGGVYPHWVSAKRGIKYIDEGVAPLRNASKKPGEWQTLRIVFQAPRFNSEGKKVENARFLKVTLNGELVQRDVEVDSPTGNTTDPLPEVEKGPLYLQMDHGAVAFRNVRVKPL; encoded by the coding sequence ATGGCGATATGCCTCGCATTGGTGGTCTCGACAGCGACTGCCGCAGACCCGCGTTCTACCGACGCCGATGCCCGCGAGGTTCAGAAGGTGGCGGCGGCAACGACCTCCGAGAAGGCCGCCGCCAGTGAATGGGTCACAATCATCGGGAAGGAGGGCGCCTCGGGTGTCACAGGGTTGGGCGGGAATCTGGTCGAATGCCAAGGCGTTAAGATCGCTGACGACGCGAGTCACCTGAAAACTATTCCTGGCGTGGGGGTTGTCGCCGCTAGTAGGAAATTCGCCTACGGGGATGACAACAACCTTAACTCCGTCGAGCACTTCGCAGACTGCGAGGTCGTGCTGGAGTTCGTTCTCGGCGAAGGGTGCAACTCGGGGGTCAAGCTTCAAGGGCGGTATGAGATCCAACTCTACGACAGCTGGGGCAAGGAGGCGCTCAGCGGAGTCGAATGCGGCGGCGTCTATCCGCACTGGGTCAGCGCGAAGCGAGGAATCAAATACATCGACGAGGGCGTCGCCCCTTTGCGCAACGCCTCCAAGAAGCCCGGCGAATGGCAGACGCTGCGGATCGTCTTCCAAGCTCCACGCTTCAACTCCGAGGGCAAGAAGGTCGAGAACGCACGCTTTCTAAAGGTTACGCTAAACGGAGAGCTCGTCCAGCGCGACGTGGAGGTCGATTCGCCCACAGGGAACACAACGGACCCATTGCCTGAAGTTGAGAAAGGACCGCTCTACTTGCAGATGGATCACGGCGCCGTGGCGTTCCGCAATGTCCGAGTGAAACCTCTCTGA